The region GGCCGCCGCCTCTCCCGGCCCGGACGCGGCCGCCGTACGCGAGGTGCTGGAGCAAACGGCCCGCCGGTCGCTGACACCCGCCGACGAACCGGCCGTGGACGCGCTGCGCTGGACCCGCGGGCTGCTGCGGGCGATGCCGGCCGATCCCACACTGCGTGCGGTCTGGCACCGGGTCCACCACGAGGCCGAGGAGGCGCTGGTGCCGGTCCTGGCGCGACTGACCGGCGCGGGCCCGCTGGAGGCACGGCTGGCCGCGGCCGCCGCGAACACCGCGATGCGGGTCGCGGTGGAGGAGTGGGCGGCGGGCGGCGGGGCGCCGGACGGGCCCCAGGGGCCCGCCGCGCTGGTGACACGGTGCATGCGGACACTCACGGCCGGGCTCCCGCAGCGGGACGGGGCGGACAGCCGCGAAGGGTGAGAGGTGAGGTGCCGGCGGGAGCGCGGTTGCCGGGCCGCAAACGGGCAAACCCGTGCCCGCGCGCCGGCGGAACCGGGCCCTCAGGGCGGCCGGACCCGGGCGGGGTAAGGCGAGCAACGGGTGGCCGGTTCTTACCTCAGCGGGCATCCCGGGCAGCACGGAGGGACCCTCCGCCCCTCCTCTTCGGCCAATCGCCGGAGATCCAAACCCGCCCGAACGGCCGGTCGGCGGCCGGATCCCTCCCTTCCGGGCGCGGGCGGCCCTTGCCAGGAGCATGACCGGCACCGCATCCCCGCTGGCCGCACCGCCCTTCCCTCGGGCCGGGCCGCACCACCTCCGGCCCGTTCGCGCCATTACTCTCAGCTTTCACCTAATGACTCAAAGCGATCGCCTTGTGCCCACTCAAGATGCTTTCGAGGTGCGGTTGGGCCAGACTCCCGTCCGGTATCTGCACCTTCGA is a window of Streptomyces caniferus DNA encoding:
- a CDS encoding TetR/AcrR family transcriptional regulator — encoded protein: MPTAPRPAPLPRPSLTERRKAETQLEIARTAAALFTERGAAVTADDIARASGVALRTFYRYFRTKEDAVAPLLAVGVQQWIDDLAAASPGPDAAAVREVLEQTARRSLTPADEPAVDALRWTRGLLRAMPADPTLRAVWHRVHHEAEEALVPVLARLTGAGPLEARLAAAAANTAMRVAVEEWAAGGGAPDGPQGPAALVTRCMRTLTAGLPQRDGADSREG